A stretch of the Nematostella vectensis chromosome 1, jaNemVect1.1, whole genome shotgun sequence genome encodes the following:
- the LOC5516363 gene encoding putative beta-lactamase-like 1 codes for MKEYKCDSTEIQCAFQDSHSETPTVTRAEAPPGQTVKPHEKSKSQAIDQDMANNKVSAENLVPEPGFLQERRGKRIWQIISMVILVFAVVMLALFIWQLSKQSAKSPVSERTQGNDDSVWPAIKKCPILPPLVSLPRDLPKDLNQSLVRIEDYLKKLVNPQSQLPAISATIYYKDKVLWIGHYGTKIAENKTPPNDDTRYRIGSITKVFPVIMLYKMYQDGLIDSLDDPLSKYAPDFHMNNPFTEENITLRQIANQLSGLPREAPCGACLNETTSSKQLALLRNRSLVVEPGTVPSYSNLGYALLGRLLTEMPKVNMTFEDWTRNKILIPLGLNNTGFRIDKEVEQDMAPSYNSLGNRVPFMDIKWLAPAGQMYSSPRDMALFGMYLNAAKKQSVLQTKYLREILSPSDIAPDGQTLWGSPWEMIFHKNFLVRGKGGTIDSYSAMVSVVPEIQLGFNVFINAAYHFKEGALIANTILDYVYREFLPVFNRTLFEVGGRLKFNNATMYIGTYNITKTSELTGEIESKYQATIDDHNYTLLYTENNKKTFLYDTEVPLLLRAAKDTSSCLESQLGNRAQFYFSPAVEGVSPGFLVPGWGITGVRV; via the coding sequence ATGAAAGAATACAAATGTGACAGCACTGAGATTCAGTGTGCATTCCAAGATTCCCACTCTGAGACGCCGACCGTTACGAGGGCTGAAGCTCCCCCAGGCCAAACAGTCAAACCTCACGAAAAGAGCAAAAGCCAAGCTATCGATCAAGACATGGCAAACAACAAGGTTAGCGCCGAAAACCTCGTCCCTGAACCTGGATTTCTTCAGGAGCGGAGGGGTAAAAGAATTTGGCAGATTATTAGCATGGTTATTTTGGTCTTTGCTGTTGTTATGCTTGCTTTATTCATTTGGCAGTTGTCAAAACAGTCCGCCAAGAGCCCAGTATCGGAGAGAACCCAAGGCAATGATGACAGCGTTTGGCCTGCCATTAAGAAGTGTCCAATTCTCCCACCACTAGTATCGCTACCCCGAGACCTACCGAAAGATTTGAATCAGTCACTTGTAAGAATTGAAGACTACTTGAAAAAGCTTGTGAATCCGCAGAGTCAGCTCCCTGCAATCTCTGCAACTATTTACTACAAAGACAAGGTTCTATGGATTGGACACTACGGGACAAAAATTGCGGAAAATAAAACCCCTCCGAATGATGATACTCGGTACCGGATCGGTAGCATAACCAAAGTTTTTCCCGTGATAATGTTATATAAAATGTACCAAGATGGATTGATCGATTCATTAGACGACCCACTGAGTAAATATGCCCCCGATTTCCATATGAATAACCCATTCACGGAAGAGAATATAACTTTACGACAAATAGCTAACCAGTTATCCGGGCTCCCTCGCGAGGCCCCCTGCGGCGCGTGCTTAAATGAAACGACTTCCAGTAAGCAGCTCGCCCTGCTTCGTAACCGAAGCCTTGTGGTTGAGCCAGGGACAGTGCCGTCCTACAGCAACCTCGGATATGCTCTGCTAGGAAGGTTGCTGACGGAGATGCCAAAAGTAAACATGACCTTCGAGGATTGGACTCGGAACAAAATTTTAATCCCTCTGGGATTAAACAACACGGGGTTCCGCATCGACAAAGAGGTTGAGCAGGATATGGCGCCTTCTTACAACTCCTTGGGGAATCGCGTGCCCTTCATGGACATTAAATGGCTAGCCCCTGCTGGACAAATGTACTCGAGCCCGCGGGATATGGCTTTGTTCGGGATGTATCTGAACGCAGCAAAGAAACAATCAGTTCTGCAAACGAAGTACTTGAGGGAGATCTTATCACCGTCGGACATAGCGCCTGATGGGCAGACTTTGTGGGGAAGTCCGTGGGAGATGATCTTTCATAAGAATTTCCTCGTCCGAGGCAAGGGGGGTACAATTGACAGCTATTCGGCTATGGTGAGCGTTGTCCCTGAAATCCAGCTCGGCTTTAATGTGTTCATTAATGCTGCATACCATTTCAAGGAAGGCGCCCTCATCGCTAATACTATTTTGGATTATGTATACAGAGAATTTTTACCCGTGTTTAACAGAACATTATTCGAAGTAGGCGGCAGGTTAAAGTTCAATAACGCAACGATGTATATCGGTACTTACAACATTACAAAGACAAGCGAACTTACTGGAGAAATTGAATCAAAGTACCAAGCGACAATCGACGATCACAACTACACCTTACTTTATActgaaaataacaagaaaacattCTTATATGACACTGAAGTCCCTTTACTTCTAAGAGCAGCTAAAGATACAAGCAGCTGTCTAGAATCACAACTCGGCAATCGTGCtcagttttatttttcgccCGCTGTTGAAGGTGTGTCTCCCGGATTTTTAGTGCCGGGATGGGGCATCACTGGGGTACGGGTGTAG